A region of Saccopteryx leptura isolate mSacLep1 chromosome X, mSacLep1_pri_phased_curated, whole genome shotgun sequence DNA encodes the following proteins:
- the LOC136386219 gene encoding melanoma-associated antigen B5-like, with product MPVSLTSGRHGPGCQAPATRGSQGGGRVRHLWEAPGQAAGLLLQEGPEVGAWLEGGGLTLGSHSQCGYSQACGSTSSNFLLILLAAVPDHSVIMPRGQKSKLQAWQKRHQARGERQGCSNDQATAGAKEESTPSSSPQCEDITQSQPAAGSRSTSRGPPRTTTTSTASAGVSCSAPKEASNSQDEGRVVSFDVPVFESSEVPLFTLSPEISAVTKMAVNLEIFLMYKYRKKQPILKEDMLKIIGEEYKNQFAKILKRASEKIETTFAIDLREEDPTLHSYVFVSKLKLPNNGRVFGGRGLPKTSLLLNVLGLISFRGNCISEEELWRQLSLMRVYPGRRHAIFGEPRKLITKDFVRLKYLEYRQVPDSDPPCFELLWGPKAHLETSKMKVLEFWAKGNNTHPSAFPCCYEEALRDEEERKRAGNAARAALANDVESTSQLLAALSLILLRKSQLFSPSHQNI from the exons ATGCCCGTGTCCCTCACCTCTGGGAGGCACGGGCCAGGCTGCCAGGCTCCTGCTACAAGAGGGTCCCAAGGTGGGGGCCGTGTCCGTCACCTCTGGGAGGCTCCGGGCCAGGCTGCCGGGCTCCTGCTACAGGAGGGTCCCGAGGTGGGGGcctggctggagggagggggtcTCACGTTAGGATCGCACTCCCAGTGTGGCTACAGTCAGGCCTGT GGGTCCACATCTTCCAACTTCCTGCTTATACTCCTAGCTGCTGTCCCTGACCATAGTGTCATCATGCCTCGGGGTCAAAAGAGTAAGCTCCAGGCATGGCAGAAACGACACCAGGCCCGAGGTGAGCGTCAGGGCTGTAGCAATGATCAGGCCACTGCTGGAGCAAAGGAGgagtccaccccttcctcctctcctcaatGTGAAGATATTACCCAGAGTCAGCCAGCTGCTGGGTCACGTAGCACCTCTCGGGGGCCTCCACGCACAACGACCACCAGTACTGCTTCTGCAGGTGTTTCTTGCTCTGCACCTAAGGAAGCTTCCAACAGCCAAGATGAGGGTAGGGTTGTCTCCTTTGACGTCCCAGTCTTTGAGTCCAGTGAAGTCCCACTCTTCACTTTGTCCCCAGAGATAAGTGCGGTGACCAAAATGGCTGTGAATCTGGAGATATTCCTTATGTACAAGTATAGGAAGAAACAGCCCATTTTGAAGGAAGACATGTTGAAGATTATCGGGGaagaatacaaaaatcaatttgcTAAGATACTCAAGAGAGCCTCTGAGAAGATTGAAACCACCTTTGCGATAGACCTCAGAGAAGAAGACCCAACCCTTCACTCTTATGTCTTTGTCAGCAAGCTGAAACTCCCCAACAACGGCAGGGTTTTTGGTGGCAGGGGGTTACCCAAAACCAGTCTCCTGTTGAATGTCCTGGGTCTAATCTCCTTTAGAGGCAACTGTATCTCCGAGGAAGAGCTCTGGAGACAACTGAGTCTGATGCGAGTATACCCTGGGAGGAGGCACGCCATCTTTGGGGAGCCCAGGAAGCTCATCACCAAAGATTTTGTGAGGCTGAAGTACCTGGAATACCGCCAAGTGCCTGACAGCGACCCTCCATGCTTCGAGCTCCTGTGGGGTCCTAAAGCACATCTTGAAACCAGCAAGATGAAAGTGCTGGAGTTTTGGGCGAAGGGCAACAATACCCACCCCAGTGCCTTCCCGTGCTGTTATGAAGAGGCTTTGCgagatgaggaagagagaaagagagccggAAATGCCGCCAGGGCTGCCCTTGCTAATGATGTTGAATCCACTTCCCAGTTACTGGCAGCCCTATCCCTAATCCTGCTAAGAAAGTCTCAGCTTTTTAGTCCTTCACACCAGAATATATAA